The following is a genomic window from bacterium.
CGCTCGGTGATTTTTTTCTTCGCGTTCTCGACCGGCGATTTCGGCGTTTGGATCGCTTTCACTTTTTTAACTTTCTTTGCTTTCTTGGCCATCTTTGGGCTCCCTCTATTGAAAATATATCTTCGAGACTTTTGCCCCGTCCATTTGTCGGATTACACAGCGCGTCATCGCCTGTCAACCTCTTTTCTTACGCATTGCGTTATAAATGGCTTTCGCGCAAATCCAAAACTCGTAACTGTATGTTTTTACTACCATTCCACTCGTTCCAGCCCGGGACGCAAGCCAAGTCGAGCTGAGTGGACAGGGCCGGCCGCTTTTCCGCCAAGCGAAAACCGATGGCGCCCAAGGAGCGGCGGCCCGATTTCACCCGGAGACGCAAATGGCGCTCGCCGACGATGCGGCTTTCTTGGACTTCAAGCCCGCGCAAGAGCAAGACCGGCTCGGGGTTGCCAAAGCCAAAAGGCTCCAATCGCGCGAGATCGTCGAGCAAAGAAGCTTCGATCGAGTCGAGGCCCGATTCGACGTCGACGCGCAGCGAAGGCGCAAAATCCTCTTCGGCGACCCGTTGCCGCACCTCCCGATCGAAGTCGGCGACAAAGGCCTCGAGCCTCTCCCGCGGCAAGGTCAGACCGGCGGCGTAAAAGTGGCCGCCGAATTTGCTCAAGTGGGTCGAGCAAGAGCGAAGGCCCTCCACCAAGTTGAGGCCGCGGATCGAGCGGGCCGAGCCCTTGCAGGAATCGCCGTCGCGGGTGAGCACGATGGCCGGGAGATGGTAGCGCTCGACCAAGCGGCTGGCGACGATCCCGATCACGCCGGGATGCCAATCCTCTTGAAAGAGCACCAAGCTGCGGCGCTGGCCGGTCAAGGCCTCGGCCTCGACCCGAGCGCAGGCTTGCTCGACGATCCGCTCCTCCAATTCCTGGCGCTCGGCATTGGCTTGGTCGAGGCGCCGAGCCAGCTCCCGGGCCTCTTCGTCGCGCCGGCTGAGCAGCAGCTTCACTCCGAAGGCCGCATCGTCGAGCCGGCCGACCGCGTTGATCCGCGGCCCCAGCCGAAACGCGACCTGGTCGGCGGCCACCGGGCCGTCGACGCCGGCGACGTCCTTGAGCGCCTTCAATCCGGGCCGGCCGCTCCGCTCCAATACTTTAAGTCCCTCCTTCACCAGGATCCGGTTGATGCCGGTGAGCGGCGCCATGTCGGCGATGGTCCCGATGGCGACCAAGTCCAAGGACTTGCGCAAGTTGGGCTCGCGGTCGCCGAGCAAGCCGGCTTCGCGCAGAGCCTTGCGCAGAGCCACCAGCAGGTAAAAGGCCACGCCGACGCCGGCCAACTCCTTGCCCGGAAAGGCGTCGCCCGGAAGCTTGGGATTGATGAGGGCGAAGGCCCGCGGCAGCTCGGGTGGAACGTCGTGATGGTCGGTGACGATCAGGTCGAGGCCGAGCTCCCGCGCCAGCTCGGCCTCGCGCTGGGCGCTGATCCCGTTGTCGACCGTGATCACGACCTTGGCGCCGCCGGCCCGGATCTTGCGCAGGGCTTCGGCATTGAGGCTGTAGCCTTCG
Proteins encoded in this region:
- the recJ gene encoding single-stranded-DNA-specific exonuclease RecJ, whose product is MEKRWLLKPFDSALARALEERHGYSPLLARLLAQRGIEAGEPAERFLQPSLAHLPDPGLLSGMETAVRRLVAAVRDREKIVIYGDYDVDGTTSTALLIDFFEDLGAVAEYYIPHRVREGYSLNAEALRKIRAGGAKVVITVDNGISAQREAELARELGLDLIVTDHHDVPPELPRAFALINPKLPGDAFPGKELAGVGVAFYLLVALRKALREAGLLGDREPNLRKSLDLVAIGTIADMAPLTGINRILVKEGLKVLERSGRPGLKALKDVAGVDGPVAADQVAFRLGPRINAVGRLDDAAFGVKLLLSRRDEEARELARRLDQANAERQELEERIVEQACARVEAEALTGQRRSLVLFQEDWHPGVIGIVASRLVERYHLPAIVLTRDGDSCKGSARSIRGLNLVEGLRSCSTHLSKFGGHFYAAGLTLPRERLEAFVADFDREVRQRVAEEDFAPSLRVDVESGLDSIEASLLDDLARLEPFGFGNPEPVLLLRGLEVQESRIVGERHLRLRVKSGRRSLGAIGFRLAEKRPALSTQLDLACVPGWNEWNGSKNIQLRVLDLRESHL